In Hoplias malabaricus isolate fHopMal1 chromosome 6, fHopMal1.hap1, whole genome shotgun sequence, a single window of DNA contains:
- the LOC136700143 gene encoding uncharacterized protein isoform X1: MAEKRSSGKPAQEDRTEEELQLDIDELMADLEEMKNEEVVEPPTKKKHVEPKVRWKKRNKEGYLVYERRKQKKDQSRRSMAFASNLQELEIETASTSIPSTSKQDLADVDVQQVIDLQLQLLQDTLDCDVAEPRSTASHNWALRQTLSEDRWREARPKLLDSLLASGHVHHGYCDHCKSKEAVIRCKECLPKSSFCGNCDISTHKYLVFHNRETFVDGFYKTLPPSTAVQDISGQNVLFEQACLMPITQPDRICDCDTHNLSIDTGRPVVLICINGRYDLFLPVVNCRTCLVSWTPEVRDLLFSGYWPGTVAFQTVYQVDLFRSFEELKITSPGLSRQAFVKMLQQRSQLFGRSGNICGDVFQKAFLEWTYCRHEKEKLCGIDHFSCPACTPDTVAVSADGNRKLYRFSKTKGVEEQPFFDGDFLANDNAVATFVDCIREKTKAVHGKGICGKSTWAAARETSKKTNTKCDEEGLEVAVCRHCILLRGLNMFRGEIFAYPLFLQKELAAKTNCQFFCTDIMCRYWPYLQKVAHVFPELKILTQMKPFLSVMHAKGHSTKCEVQWGGKNQTGAGTTLGEEVEQVNSFLSRVALTTKYMSKAARVDMITLHARGWNERKKRNLHKYLYKRYVKILQTSKEVKEDIEAIKKSTGKSDEELQQWVTDVKQWAVDTPDDLSTDDPVRLQHLIESLFLGIQQKKRDLYRVTDRNKQRHKIRRRIAEDKIKLSDAISQYNDLPTSTESVDSVEDLLVSESPIWPWDSELDTSLGMKKKVFDKVMQLERLIEEEAILLREMKQHWNHLTRTCKALRDQAGVISEDLAAHSYPSGVSDQAYHGLHSAVLQKLEELKTELLAVKETYHQIVVGHHGTVVEEENEDPYEDVSTDASTDDEL; encoded by the exons ATGGCTGAAAAGAGATCATCTGGTAAACCTGCACAAGAGGACAGAACGGAGGAGGAATTACAACTTGATATTGATGAGCTAATGGCTGATTTGGAAGAGATGAAG AATGAAGAAGTAGTTGAACCACCTACCAAAAAAAAGCATGTTGAGCCAAAGGTGCGCtggaaaaagagaaataaagaaggATACTTGGTCTATGAGAGGCGAAAACAAAAGAAGG ATCAGTCTCGACGTTCCATGGCTTTTGCAAGTAACCTACAGGAACTTGAGATTG AAACTGCAAGCACATCTATACCTTCAACTAGCAAACAAGACCTGGCAGATGTAGATGTACAACAAGTTATAG aTTTACAACTACAACTACTCCAGGATACACTGGACTGTGATGTTGCAGAACCCAGATCCACAGCATCTCACAATTGGGCATTAAGGCAAACTTTGTCTGAAGATCGCTGGCGGGAAGCAAGACCTAAACTCCTTGACAGTTTGCTAGCTTCAGGTCATGTACATCATGGGTATTGTGATCACTGTAAATCAAAAGAAGCAGTGATCAGATGCAAGGAGTGTTTGCCAAAATCCAGTTTCTGTGGAAATTGTGATATTTCCACACACAAATATCTTGTCTTTCACAACAGAGAGACTTTTGTTGATGGGTTCTATAAAACTCTCCCGCCATCAACTGCTGTGCAAGACATCAGTGGACAAAATGTCCTATTTGAACAAG CGTGTTTGATGCCAATTACACAACCAGACAGAATCTGTGATTGTGACACTCACAACCTGTCCATTGATACTGGACGACCAGTTGTACTCATCTGTATTAATG GTCGCTATGATCTCTTTCTGCCTGTAGTGAATTGCAGAACATGTCTTGTGTCATGGACACCTGAGGTACGGGATCTGCTTTTTAGTGGTTACTGGCCAGGAACAGTTGCATTTCAAACTGTATACCAGGTAGACCTTTTCAGGTCTTTTGAGGAACTAAAGATCACTTCACCTGGGCTTTCAAGACAAGCATTTGTAAAAATGTTACAACAGCGCTCACAACTATTTGGAAGG AGTGGCAACATATGTGGTGATGTCTTCCAAAAAGCTTTTCTTGAATGGACATACTGTCgtcatgaaaaagaaaaactctGTGGAATTGACCACTTCTCTTGCCCAGCTTGCACCCCAGATACAGTTGCTGTGTCTGCTGATGGAAACAGAAAACTATATCGTTTCAGCAAAACAAAGGG GGTAGAGGAGCAACCATTTTTTGATGGTGATTTTCTGGCCAATGACAACGCTGTAGCAACTTTTGTTGACTGTATTCGTGAGAAGACCAAGGCA GTACATGGAAAAGGCATCTGTGGAAAATCAACATGGGCTGCAGCTAGGGAGACCTctaaaaagacaaacacaaaatgCGATGAAGAGGGCCTAGAGGTCGCAGTTTGCAGACACTGTATATTGCTTAGAGGTCTGAACATGTTTAGGGGGGAAATATTTGCTTACCCTCTGTTTTTGCAAAAAGAACTTGCAGCTAAAACAAATTGCCAGTTCTTCTGCACTGACATAATGTGTCGGTATTGGCCCTATCTGCAAAAGGTGGCTCATGTGTTCCCAGAATTAAAAATCTTGACTCAGATGAAGCCTTTTCTCTCGGTTATGCATGCAAAGGGGCACTCTACAAAATGTGAG GTTCAGTGGGGTGGCAAAAATCAAACAGGGGCAGGTACTACCCTAGGTGAAGAAGTTGAACAAGTTAACAGCTTTTTGTCACGAGTGGCTCTAACTACGAAGTACATGAGTAAGGCTG CACGGGTAGACATGATCACTTTGCATGCCAGGGGATGGAATGAGCGAAAGAAAAGAAACCTGCACAAGTACTTGTATAAACGCTATGTGAAG ATTTTACAAACAAGTAAGGAGGTCAAAGAGGACATTGAGGCTATAAAGAAAAGCACAGGAAAATCCGATGAGGAACTACAGCAGTGGGTCACTGATGTAAAACAGTGGGCAGTTGACA CTCCAGATGACCTCAGCACAGATGATCCAGTGAGGTTGCAACATTTGATTGAAAGCCTCTTTTTGGGTATCCAGCAAAAAAAGCGGGATCTATATAGAGTAACCG ACCGTAACAAACAGCGACACAAGATCCGAAGACGGATTGCAGAGGATAAGATAAAGCTGTCTGATGCCATATCCCAATATAATGATCTTCCGACCAGCACAGAATCTGTAGATTCTGTTGAAGATCTTTTGGTATCAGAAAGTCCTATCTGGCCTTGGGATTCTG AACTTGACACTTCTCTAGGCATGAAGAAGAAAGTTTTTGACAAGGTGATGCAGCTGGAGAGACTGATCGAAGAAGAGGCTATACTTTTGCGAGAAATGAAACAACATTGGAACCATCTTACAAGAACCTGCAAAGCTTTAAGGGACCAGGCTGGTGTAATATCAGAAGACCTGGCAGCACACA
- the LOC136700143 gene encoding uncharacterized protein isoform X2 → MAFASNLQELEIETASTSIPSTSKQDLADVDVQQVIDLQLQLLQDTLDCDVAEPRSTASHNWALRQTLSEDRWREARPKLLDSLLASGHVHHGYCDHCKSKEAVIRCKECLPKSSFCGNCDISTHKYLVFHNRETFVDGFYKTLPPSTAVQDISGQNVLFEQACLMPITQPDRICDCDTHNLSIDTGRPVVLICINGRYDLFLPVVNCRTCLVSWTPEVRDLLFSGYWPGTVAFQTVYQVDLFRSFEELKITSPGLSRQAFVKMLQQRSQLFGRSGNICGDVFQKAFLEWTYCRHEKEKLCGIDHFSCPACTPDTVAVSADGNRKLYRFSKTKGVEEQPFFDGDFLANDNAVATFVDCIREKTKAVHGKGICGKSTWAAARETSKKTNTKCDEEGLEVAVCRHCILLRGLNMFRGEIFAYPLFLQKELAAKTNCQFFCTDIMCRYWPYLQKVAHVFPELKILTQMKPFLSVMHAKGHSTKCEVQWGGKNQTGAGTTLGEEVEQVNSFLSRVALTTKYMSKAARVDMITLHARGWNERKKRNLHKYLYKRYVKILQTSKEVKEDIEAIKKSTGKSDEELQQWVTDVKQWAVDTPDDLSTDDPVRLQHLIESLFLGIQQKKRDLYRVTDRNKQRHKIRRRIAEDKIKLSDAISQYNDLPTSTESVDSVEDLLVSESPIWPWDSELDTSLGMKKKVFDKVMQLERLIEEEAILLREMKQHWNHLTRTCKALRDQAGVISEDLAAHSYPSGVSDQAYHGLHSAVLQKLEELKTELLAVKETYHQIVVGHHGTVVEEENEDPYEDVSTDASTDDEL, encoded by the exons ATGGCTTTTGCAAGTAACCTACAGGAACTTGAGATTG AAACTGCAAGCACATCTATACCTTCAACTAGCAAACAAGACCTGGCAGATGTAGATGTACAACAAGTTATAG aTTTACAACTACAACTACTCCAGGATACACTGGACTGTGATGTTGCAGAACCCAGATCCACAGCATCTCACAATTGGGCATTAAGGCAAACTTTGTCTGAAGATCGCTGGCGGGAAGCAAGACCTAAACTCCTTGACAGTTTGCTAGCTTCAGGTCATGTACATCATGGGTATTGTGATCACTGTAAATCAAAAGAAGCAGTGATCAGATGCAAGGAGTGTTTGCCAAAATCCAGTTTCTGTGGAAATTGTGATATTTCCACACACAAATATCTTGTCTTTCACAACAGAGAGACTTTTGTTGATGGGTTCTATAAAACTCTCCCGCCATCAACTGCTGTGCAAGACATCAGTGGACAAAATGTCCTATTTGAACAAG CGTGTTTGATGCCAATTACACAACCAGACAGAATCTGTGATTGTGACACTCACAACCTGTCCATTGATACTGGACGACCAGTTGTACTCATCTGTATTAATG GTCGCTATGATCTCTTTCTGCCTGTAGTGAATTGCAGAACATGTCTTGTGTCATGGACACCTGAGGTACGGGATCTGCTTTTTAGTGGTTACTGGCCAGGAACAGTTGCATTTCAAACTGTATACCAGGTAGACCTTTTCAGGTCTTTTGAGGAACTAAAGATCACTTCACCTGGGCTTTCAAGACAAGCATTTGTAAAAATGTTACAACAGCGCTCACAACTATTTGGAAGG AGTGGCAACATATGTGGTGATGTCTTCCAAAAAGCTTTTCTTGAATGGACATACTGTCgtcatgaaaaagaaaaactctGTGGAATTGACCACTTCTCTTGCCCAGCTTGCACCCCAGATACAGTTGCTGTGTCTGCTGATGGAAACAGAAAACTATATCGTTTCAGCAAAACAAAGGG GGTAGAGGAGCAACCATTTTTTGATGGTGATTTTCTGGCCAATGACAACGCTGTAGCAACTTTTGTTGACTGTATTCGTGAGAAGACCAAGGCA GTACATGGAAAAGGCATCTGTGGAAAATCAACATGGGCTGCAGCTAGGGAGACCTctaaaaagacaaacacaaaatgCGATGAAGAGGGCCTAGAGGTCGCAGTTTGCAGACACTGTATATTGCTTAGAGGTCTGAACATGTTTAGGGGGGAAATATTTGCTTACCCTCTGTTTTTGCAAAAAGAACTTGCAGCTAAAACAAATTGCCAGTTCTTCTGCACTGACATAATGTGTCGGTATTGGCCCTATCTGCAAAAGGTGGCTCATGTGTTCCCAGAATTAAAAATCTTGACTCAGATGAAGCCTTTTCTCTCGGTTATGCATGCAAAGGGGCACTCTACAAAATGTGAG GTTCAGTGGGGTGGCAAAAATCAAACAGGGGCAGGTACTACCCTAGGTGAAGAAGTTGAACAAGTTAACAGCTTTTTGTCACGAGTGGCTCTAACTACGAAGTACATGAGTAAGGCTG CACGGGTAGACATGATCACTTTGCATGCCAGGGGATGGAATGAGCGAAAGAAAAGAAACCTGCACAAGTACTTGTATAAACGCTATGTGAAG ATTTTACAAACAAGTAAGGAGGTCAAAGAGGACATTGAGGCTATAAAGAAAAGCACAGGAAAATCCGATGAGGAACTACAGCAGTGGGTCACTGATGTAAAACAGTGGGCAGTTGACA CTCCAGATGACCTCAGCACAGATGATCCAGTGAGGTTGCAACATTTGATTGAAAGCCTCTTTTTGGGTATCCAGCAAAAAAAGCGGGATCTATATAGAGTAACCG ACCGTAACAAACAGCGACACAAGATCCGAAGACGGATTGCAGAGGATAAGATAAAGCTGTCTGATGCCATATCCCAATATAATGATCTTCCGACCAGCACAGAATCTGTAGATTCTGTTGAAGATCTTTTGGTATCAGAAAGTCCTATCTGGCCTTGGGATTCTG AACTTGACACTTCTCTAGGCATGAAGAAGAAAGTTTTTGACAAGGTGATGCAGCTGGAGAGACTGATCGAAGAAGAGGCTATACTTTTGCGAGAAATGAAACAACATTGGAACCATCTTACAAGAACCTGCAAAGCTTTAAGGGACCAGGCTGGTGTAATATCAGAAGACCTGGCAGCACACA